In one Aromatoleum aromaticum EbN1 genomic region, the following are encoded:
- a CDS encoding SCO family protein, whose protein sequence is MSAAARSVVLTVLVAVLGTGAFWGGTDGFSAFTAETARRADILRAPRPLPAAVLEDQDGRVFRLDDYRGRLLAVEFIYTRCTTICRSLGTAFKQIRDRVPPDALGREVALLSISFDPERDDPASLKAYGSGHGADGEHWRIARVRDAAQLQALLKAFGVVVIADRFGGFEHNAAIHLVARDGRLVEISDLEAPLQFAQKLAEAL, encoded by the coding sequence ATGAGTGCGGCCGCGCGCAGCGTGGTCCTGACGGTGCTGGTGGCCGTTCTCGGCACCGGCGCCTTCTGGGGGGGGACTGACGGTTTCAGCGCCTTTACCGCTGAAACCGCCCGCCGGGCCGACATCCTGCGCGCGCCGCGCCCGCTGCCTGCGGCCGTCCTCGAAGACCAGGACGGCCGTGTCTTCCGGCTCGACGATTACCGCGGGCGCTTGCTCGCGGTCGAGTTCATCTACACGCGCTGCACGACCATCTGCCGCAGCCTCGGCACGGCGTTCAAACAGATCCGCGACCGTGTGCCGCCCGACGCCCTCGGGCGTGAGGTCGCGCTGCTGAGCATCAGCTTCGACCCCGAGCGCGACGATCCGGCGAGCCTCAAAGCCTACGGCAGCGGTCATGGCGCCGACGGCGAGCACTGGCGCATCGCGCGAGTGCGTGACGCAGCGCAGCTGCAGGCGCTGCTGAAGGCCTTCGGCGTCGTCGTGATCGCGGACCGCTTCGGCGGGTTCGAGCACAACGCCGCGATCCACCTCGTCGCCCGCGACGGGCGGCTCGTCGAAATCAGCGATCTCGAGGCGCCGCTCCAGTTTGCCCAGAAGCTCGCGGAGGCGCTGTGA
- a CDS encoding DMT family transporter, translating to MPTLPPSLTAAAPLLFVLLWSTGFIGAKFGLPYAEPLTFLSTRYVLVIALMAVLALATRARWPKDWRQAAHIGVAGLLVHATYLGGVFMTLHRGLPTGVAALVVGMQPLLTALGAGWLLGERVSTRQWAGLALGFIGVTLVVSNKVAFGNGSSAQLGWMLAPALAALAGITAGTLYQKRFCPSFDLRTGSVIQFVPCLLITAYFASRTETMQIDWSGEFVFAMLWLVLVLSLGAISLLNLLIRSGSAVNVASLFYLTPPTTALMAWLLFGETLTGFALAGMVIAVSGVWLARKV from the coding sequence ATGCCGACCCTGCCGCCTTCCCTCACCGCCGCCGCACCGCTGCTGTTCGTGCTCTTGTGGAGCACGGGCTTCATCGGTGCGAAATTCGGCCTGCCCTATGCCGAACCGCTGACCTTCCTTTCCACCCGTTATGTGCTGGTGATCGCGCTGATGGCCGTGCTGGCGCTCGCCACCCGCGCGCGCTGGCCGAAGGACTGGCGCCAGGCGGCGCATATCGGCGTCGCCGGCCTGCTCGTGCATGCGACCTATCTCGGCGGCGTCTTCATGACGCTGCACCGCGGCCTGCCGACCGGCGTCGCCGCGCTCGTCGTCGGCATGCAGCCGCTGCTCACCGCACTCGGCGCCGGCTGGCTGCTCGGCGAACGCGTCAGCACCCGGCAATGGGCCGGGCTCGCGCTCGGCTTCATCGGCGTCACGCTGGTCGTCAGCAACAAGGTCGCGTTCGGCAACGGGTCGAGTGCGCAGCTCGGCTGGATGCTCGCCCCGGCGCTCGCGGCGCTGGCCGGCATCACCGCCGGGACGCTGTACCAGAAGCGCTTCTGCCCGTCCTTCGACCTGCGCACCGGCTCGGTCATCCAGTTCGTGCCGTGCCTGCTCATCACGGCATACTTCGCGAGCCGCACCGAGACGATGCAGATCGACTGGAGCGGCGAGTTCGTGTTTGCGATGCTGTGGCTGGTGCTGGTGCTGTCGCTCGGCGCGATCAGCCTGCTGAACCTGCTGATCCGCAGCGGCAGCGCAGTCAACGTCGCGAGCCTGTTCTACCTCACGCCGCCGACGACCGCGCTGATGGCCTGGCTGCTGTTCGGCGAGACGCTCACCGGGTTCGCGCTCGCCGGAATGGTGATCGCCGTGTCGGGCGTGTGGCTCGCGCGCAAGGTCTGA
- a CDS encoding YebC/PmpR family DNA-binding transcriptional regulator, protein MAGHSKWANIQHRKGRQDAKRGKVFTKLIKEITVAARMGGGDPNFNPRLRLAVDKAKAENMPSENIDRAIKRGTGELDGVSYEEARYEGYGIGGAAVMVDCLTDNKTRTVADVRHAFSKNGGNMGTDGCVAFQFKHCGQLMFAPGTSEDALMEAALEAGAEDVVTNDDGSIEVITAPYEYSNVKDALEKASFRAEFGEVTMKPQNETELSGGDAERMQKLLDALESLDDVQEVYTSAVMDE, encoded by the coding sequence ATGGCGGGTCATTCCAAGTGGGCCAACATCCAGCACCGCAAGGGTCGTCAGGACGCCAAGCGGGGCAAGGTATTCACCAAGCTGATCAAGGAGATCACCGTCGCCGCACGCATGGGGGGTGGCGATCCGAACTTCAACCCGCGCCTGCGCCTGGCCGTGGACAAGGCGAAAGCCGAGAACATGCCGAGCGAGAACATCGACCGCGCGATCAAGCGCGGCACCGGTGAGCTCGACGGCGTCAGCTACGAGGAAGCCCGTTACGAGGGCTACGGCATCGGCGGGGCGGCGGTAATGGTCGATTGCCTCACCGACAACAAGACGCGCACCGTCGCCGACGTGCGGCACGCGTTCTCGAAAAACGGCGGCAACATGGGCACCGACGGCTGCGTCGCGTTCCAGTTCAAGCACTGCGGCCAGTTGATGTTCGCACCGGGCACGAGCGAGGACGCGTTGATGGAAGCGGCGCTCGAGGCCGGCGCCGAGGACGTCGTCACCAACGACGACGGCTCGATCGAAGTGATCACGGCGCCGTACGAGTACTCGAACGTCAAGGATGCGCTCGAGAAGGCCAGCTTCAGGGCCGAGTTCGGCGAAGTCACGATGAAGCCGCAGAACGAGACCGAACTCTCCGGCGGCGATGCCGAGCGGATGCAGAAGCTGCTCGATGCGCTCGAATCGCTCGACGACGTCCAGGAAGTATATACGTCGGCCGTGATGGACGAATAA
- a CDS encoding ComEA family DNA-binding protein — protein MNKLLRSLLFALALSPLVALAEAPVDVNSADAATLETVKGIGPAKAKAIIEYRKANGAFASVDDLTKVPGIGDKSVAQLREQITVGSAKKQVAKSK, from the coding sequence GTGAACAAACTGCTTCGTTCGCTGCTCTTCGCCCTCGCCCTGTCGCCGCTGGTGGCGCTCGCCGAGGCGCCCGTCGACGTCAATAGCGCCGATGCTGCCACTCTCGAGACGGTCAAGGGAATCGGACCGGCAAAAGCCAAGGCGATCATCGAATACCGCAAGGCGAACGGAGCCTTCGCGAGCGTCGACGATCTGACGAAAGTACCCGGAATCGGGGATAAATCGGTCGCCCAGCTGCGCGAGCAGATCACCGTGGGCAGCGCGAAAAAACAGGTCGCGAAGTCGAAATAG
- the rquA gene encoding rhodoquinone biosynthesis methyltransferase RquA, translating into MEPNPADPALHLPGPLASYGDAIPAYLRHAYSWAYLDPRTLRWLDRPAVVSAILWGNANRLMRDAVAEFVPGQRVLQAACVYGGFSALLAQRLGAHGALDVVDVAALQVANARRKLAGFRQAKIWQADLSVSGCVAADAYDGVCCFFLLHEVPEAERCRIVDNLLAAVRPGGRIVFVDYHRPRGWHPLRPVMSMVFRSFEPYAQSLFAAAIESRSARSAGFEWTKTTCFGGLYQKLVGTRRG; encoded by the coding sequence ATGGAACCGAATCCCGCCGATCCCGCGCTGCACCTCCCGGGGCCTCTCGCGTCATATGGTGATGCGATACCAGCCTATCTTCGCCATGCATACTCCTGGGCTTATCTCGACCCGCGCACGCTGCGCTGGCTCGATCGGCCCGCCGTCGTCTCGGCGATTCTGTGGGGGAATGCGAATCGGCTGATGCGCGACGCAGTCGCCGAGTTCGTGCCCGGGCAGCGGGTGCTGCAGGCGGCTTGCGTGTATGGCGGATTTTCAGCGCTGCTCGCGCAACGCCTCGGTGCACACGGTGCGCTCGATGTCGTCGATGTCGCCGCGTTGCAGGTCGCGAACGCACGCCGCAAGCTGGCGGGTTTCCGGCAGGCGAAGATATGGCAGGCGGATCTTTCCGTGTCCGGCTGCGTCGCTGCCGACGCGTACGACGGAGTGTGCTGTTTCTTCCTGTTGCACGAGGTGCCGGAGGCGGAGCGCTGCCGAATCGTCGACAACCTGCTCGCGGCCGTGCGGCCCGGCGGCAGGATCGTGTTCGTCGATTACCACCGGCCGCGCGGCTGGCACCCGCTGCGCCCGGTGATGTCGATGGTATTCCGCAGCTTCGAGCCTTATGCGCAGTCGCTTTTCGCCGCCGCGATCGAGTCGCGGTCGGCGCGTTCGGCCGGCTTCGAATGGACAAAGACCACCTGCTTCGGTGGTCTTTATCAAAAGCTGGTCGGCACGCGGCGAGGCTGA
- a CDS encoding DEAD/DEAH box helicase, which yields MTSEANFAGLGLAEPLLRAISESGYTTPTPIQAQAIPLVLAGGDLLAAAQTGTGKTAGFTLPVLHRLSAAPAANPKAGRPRCLILTPTRELAAQVEESVRTYGKHLPTTSMVMFGGVGINPQIQALKKRVDILVATPGRLLDHVGQKTLDLSGVEILILDEADRMLDMGFIRDIRKILALLPKQRQNLLFSATFSDEIRSLANGLLHNPGCVEVARRNTASELVQQSVYSVAQKQKRDLLVHLVKQNDWHQVLVFTRTKHGANKLAEYLAKHGIPSAAIHGNKSQSARTRALAEFKDGSLPVLVATDIAARGLDIDQLPHVVNFELPNVPEDYVHRIGRTGRAGSSGAAVSFVDSEERQHLTAIERLIKRTIDREALPAFAIAPVDPNESDARPPRQPRQPSRHNNANAPRQARTDRPAGRQATPPSPSRAPVRSRDADNFGNRAPRSEVEAKRGHPDADGNRALRNAGPNGAPRSSDSARAAPRPDGNRRPQSRPALFNAKTDDRNR from the coding sequence ATGACATCAGAAGCAAACTTTGCCGGTCTCGGACTGGCCGAACCGCTGCTGCGCGCAATTTCCGAATCCGGCTACACGACGCCGACGCCGATCCAGGCACAGGCGATCCCGCTCGTGCTCGCCGGCGGCGATCTTCTCGCCGCCGCCCAGACCGGCACCGGCAAGACTGCCGGCTTCACGCTGCCGGTGCTGCACCGCCTGTCCGCCGCCCCGGCAGCGAACCCGAAGGCCGGCCGCCCGCGCTGCCTGATCCTGACTCCGACGCGTGAACTCGCGGCGCAGGTCGAGGAATCGGTCCGGACCTACGGCAAGCACCTGCCGACGACGTCGATGGTGATGTTCGGCGGCGTCGGCATCAACCCGCAGATCCAGGCGCTGAAAAAACGCGTCGACATCCTCGTCGCGACCCCGGGCCGGCTGCTCGACCACGTCGGCCAGAAGACGCTCGACCTGTCGGGCGTCGAGATCCTGATCCTCGACGAAGCGGACCGCATGCTCGACATGGGCTTCATCCGCGACATCCGCAAAATCCTCGCGCTGCTGCCGAAGCAGCGCCAGAACCTGCTGTTTTCAGCGACTTTCTCGGACGAGATCCGCAGCCTCGCGAACGGACTGCTGCACAATCCGGGCTGCGTCGAAGTCGCGCGGCGCAACACCGCGTCCGAACTCGTGCAGCAGTCAGTCTATTCGGTCGCGCAGAAGCAAAAGCGCGACCTCCTGGTGCATCTCGTCAAGCAGAACGACTGGCATCAGGTGCTGGTGTTCACCCGCACCAAGCACGGCGCCAACAAGCTCGCGGAATACCTCGCCAAGCACGGCATCCCGTCGGCGGCGATCCACGGCAACAAGAGCCAGTCGGCGCGTACTCGCGCGCTGGCCGAATTCAAGGACGGCTCGCTGCCGGTGCTGGTGGCGACGGACATCGCCGCGCGCGGACTGGACATCGACCAGTTGCCGCATGTCGTGAACTTCGAACTGCCGAACGTTCCCGAAGACTACGTCCACCGCATCGGTCGCACCGGCCGCGCAGGCTCGAGCGGCGCCGCGGTGTCGTTCGTCGACTCCGAAGAGCGCCAGCACCTGACGGCGATCGAGCGGCTGATCAAGCGCACGATCGACCGCGAAGCGCTGCCGGCTTTCGCGATCGCGCCGGTCGACCCGAACGAGAGCGACGCGCGTCCCCCGCGGCAACCGCGCCAGCCGTCGCGACACAACAACGCGAACGCGCCGCGCCAGGCGCGGACCGATCGCCCGGCCGGCAGGCAGGCGACCCCTCCGTCTCCTTCCCGTGCCCCCGTCCGGTCACGCGACGCCGACAATTTCGGCAATCGCGCCCCGCGCAGCGAGGTCGAAGCCAAGCGCGGACACCCCGACGCGGACGGCAACCGGGCGCTGCGCAACGCCGGGCCGAACGGCGCGCCACGCAGCAGTGACAGCGCCCGCGCGGCGCCGCGCCCCGACGGCAACCGTCGCCCGCAATCGCGTCCGGCACTGTTCAACGCCAAGACGGACGATCGCAACCGTTGA
- a CDS encoding M48 family metallopeptidase — translation MKALAGLVLVACLILAFGAVAGRVAFATWSFLVEGKVAVATTSAAVSMVAFALAWRGLGWLLSPAACPAGVRLPREAARSLHVMIDQMSQRFGGIPVDAVWIGGDMNAAILQRPRWGWIGPIETHLIIGLPLAHSVSRRQFCAILAHEFAHLACQRQRLDAWWGHLRAWWFRVLDRCIDGIPLLGRGFEWGFAGDLREALRLARLEEFEADAVAARVVGAQLVGEALVEVALKERFLSEDYWRKVMAQSRLQPEPSIRPYRDMGLGMMAGFRRPMPGLLDLRRWMAGDEEQAPGASFHPTVAERLRALRVRAAVSHGERKSVADACLAPLLPTLAWVFDRAWWEDSRLAWRGCYQLSRPD, via the coding sequence TTGAAGGCGCTGGCCGGCCTGGTGCTGGTCGCCTGCCTGATTCTCGCGTTCGGCGCTGTCGCCGGCCGTGTCGCGTTCGCGACCTGGAGTTTTCTCGTCGAAGGGAAAGTCGCGGTGGCAACGACTTCCGCCGCCGTGTCGATGGTTGCGTTCGCGCTCGCGTGGCGCGGCCTCGGGTGGCTGCTCTCGCCGGCTGCGTGCCCTGCCGGCGTTCGCCTGCCGCGCGAGGCGGCGCGCTCCCTCCATGTGATGATCGACCAGATGAGCCAGCGCTTCGGCGGGATTCCCGTCGACGCGGTGTGGATCGGCGGCGATATGAACGCGGCGATTCTGCAACGGCCGCGCTGGGGCTGGATCGGACCGATCGAGACGCATCTCATCATCGGCCTGCCGCTTGCCCATAGCGTGTCGCGACGCCAGTTCTGCGCGATCCTCGCTCACGAATTCGCCCATCTGGCGTGCCAGCGGCAGCGGCTCGACGCGTGGTGGGGGCACTTGCGCGCGTGGTGGTTCCGCGTGCTGGATCGCTGCATCGACGGCATTCCGCTGCTCGGGCGCGGCTTCGAATGGGGGTTCGCCGGCGATCTGCGCGAGGCGCTGCGCCTCGCGCGCCTCGAAGAGTTCGAAGCCGATGCCGTCGCCGCGCGCGTCGTCGGCGCGCAGCTGGTCGGCGAAGCGCTCGTCGAAGTCGCGCTGAAGGAGCGTTTTCTCAGCGAGGATTACTGGCGCAAAGTCATGGCGCAGAGCCGGCTGCAGCCGGAACCGTCGATTCGCCCGTACCGGGACATGGGTCTCGGGATGATGGCGGGTTTCAGGCGGCCGATGCCGGGATTGCTCGATCTGAGGCGCTGGATGGCGGGTGACGAAGAGCAGGCTCCAGGCGCCAGTTTTCACCCGACGGTCGCCGAGCGCTTGCGCGCGCTGCGCGTGCGCGCCGCGGTGTCGCACGGCGAACGCAAGTCGGTCGCCGACGCCTGCCTCGCGCCGCTGCTGCCGACGCTGGCGTGGGTCTTCGACCGGGCGTGGTGGGAGGACTCGCGCCTCGCGTGGCGGGGCTGTTACCAGCTGTCGCGGCCGGATTGA
- a CDS encoding cobalamin-binding protein, whose amino-acid sequence MTPLRIAATLCLCLLLAAPLRAELVVEDDTGRHVQLAQPAHRIISLAPHVTELLFAAGAGERVVGVVDYSDFPDAAKALPRVGSYSNVDMEAIAALRPDLVIAWRSGNRDAHLDKLAALGIPVFLNEPRTLDDVARSLETFGRLAGSEQAGHDAAELFRARRTELARRYAKRPPVPLFYQIWDDPLMTINDEHLISDVIRLCGGRNVFGALAQLAPAIGVESVLAADPEAIVASGMGDARPEWLDRWKRWPGLAASRAGNLYFVPPELIQRHTPRILDGAAQLCEFLDAARAKRDGR is encoded by the coding sequence ATGACCCCGCTTCGCATCGCCGCGACACTCTGCCTTTGCCTCCTGCTCGCGGCTCCGCTGCGCGCGGAACTCGTCGTCGAGGACGACACCGGACGCCACGTGCAGCTCGCGCAGCCCGCACATCGCATCATCAGCCTCGCGCCGCACGTCACCGAACTGCTGTTCGCAGCGGGCGCCGGGGAACGGGTCGTCGGCGTGGTCGACTACAGCGACTTTCCCGACGCGGCGAAGGCGCTGCCGCGGGTCGGCAGCTACAGCAACGTCGATATGGAGGCGATCGCGGCGTTGCGGCCGGACCTCGTGATCGCCTGGCGCAGCGGCAACCGCGACGCACATCTCGACAAGCTCGCGGCCCTCGGGATTCCGGTGTTCCTCAACGAACCGCGCACTCTCGACGACGTCGCGCGCAGCCTCGAGACGTTTGGCCGCCTCGCGGGCAGCGAACAGGCCGGCCATGACGCGGCCGAGTTGTTTCGCGCCCGCAGGACGGAGCTCGCGCGGCGTTACGCCAAACGTCCTCCGGTGCCGCTGTTCTATCAGATCTGGGACGATCCGCTGATGACGATCAACGACGAGCACCTGATTTCGGACGTCATACGCCTGTGCGGCGGCAGGAACGTGTTCGGCGCGCTGGCGCAGCTTGCGCCGGCGATCGGCGTCGAAAGCGTGCTCGCGGCCGATCCGGAAGCGATCGTCGCCAGCGGCATGGGCGACGCGCGCCCGGAATGGCTCGATCGATGGAAACGCTGGCCGGGGCTGGCAGCGAGCCGGGCCGGGAACCTCTATTTTGTGCCGCCCGAGCTCATCCAGCGTCACACGCCGCGGATTCTCGACGGCGCCGCGCAGCTGTGCGAATTTCTCGACGCAGCGCGCGCGAAACGCGACGGGCGCTGA
- a CDS encoding cobyric acid synthase — MPHAVALMVQGTTSDAGKSTLVAGLARVLFRRGVRIAPFKPQNMALNSAVTVDGGEIGRAQALQALAAGLEPHSDFNPVLLKPSTDVGAQVVIHGRVALSLSARDYHAYKPTAMAAVMASWDRLVTAYECVLVEGAGSPAEINLRDRDIANMGFAEAADVPVILVADIDRGGVFAHLVGTLELLSPSEQARVKGFVINRFRGDLGLLQPGLDWLEARTGRPVLGVLPYLHGLFLDAEDALADARAEKGETRLTVVAPVYPRISNHTDLDALRLHPQVDFRWVGPGQAMPPADLIVLPGSKSVQADLAWLRAQGWDAAILRHLRYGGKLAGICGGFQMLGGWLHDPLGLEGGAGSIAGLGLLDMETTLAAEKRLENVCGTLNLPRSPAAAGYEIHMGVSRGAALDRPALQFADGRGDGALSADGQILGTYLHGLFDTPAALSALLAWAGAGEVESVDLAARREADLDRLADAIERHLDLGRLFPAEWVRG, encoded by the coding sequence ATGCCCCATGCTGTTGCGCTGATGGTTCAGGGGACGACTTCGGACGCCGGGAAAAGCACGCTCGTCGCCGGCCTCGCCCGGGTGCTGTTTCGTCGCGGTGTGCGCATCGCGCCGTTCAAGCCGCAGAACATGGCGTTGAATTCCGCTGTGACCGTCGACGGCGGCGAGATCGGCCGCGCCCAGGCGCTGCAGGCGCTGGCCGCAGGGCTTGAGCCGCATAGCGATTTCAATCCGGTGCTGCTGAAGCCTTCTACCGATGTCGGCGCGCAGGTCGTCATCCACGGCCGCGTCGCGCTGAGCCTGTCGGCGCGCGACTACCATGCGTACAAGCCGACGGCGATGGCGGCGGTGATGGCGTCGTGGGATCGCCTCGTCACCGCCTACGAGTGCGTGCTTGTCGAAGGGGCCGGCAGTCCCGCGGAAATCAACCTGCGCGACCGCGACATCGCGAACATGGGGTTTGCAGAAGCCGCCGACGTGCCGGTGATCCTCGTCGCCGACATCGACCGTGGCGGAGTGTTCGCGCATCTGGTCGGCACGCTGGAACTGCTGTCGCCGTCCGAGCAGGCGCGCGTCAAGGGTTTCGTCATCAACCGCTTTCGCGGCGACCTCGGGCTGCTGCAGCCGGGGCTCGACTGGCTCGAAGCGCGCACCGGCCGCCCGGTGCTGGGCGTGCTGCCGTACCTGCACGGGCTCTTTCTCGACGCCGAGGATGCGCTCGCCGACGCGCGCGCGGAAAAAGGCGAGACGCGCCTCACGGTCGTCGCGCCAGTCTATCCGCGCATCTCGAACCACACCGATCTCGACGCGCTGCGCCTGCACCCGCAGGTCGATTTCCGCTGGGTCGGCCCCGGCCAGGCGATGCCCCCGGCGGACCTGATCGTGCTGCCCGGTTCGAAGAGCGTGCAGGCGGACCTGGCGTGGCTGCGCGCGCAGGGTTGGGATGCGGCGATCCTGCGGCACCTGCGCTACGGCGGCAAGCTCGCCGGAATTTGCGGCGGTTTCCAGATGCTCGGTGGATGGCTGCACGATCCGCTCGGCCTCGAAGGCGGCGCCGGCAGCATCGCCGGGCTCGGCCTGCTGGACATGGAAACGACGCTCGCAGCTGAAAAGCGCCTCGAGAACGTGTGCGGCACGCTGAACCTCCCCCGCTCGCCCGCCGCGGCAGGCTACGAGATCCACATGGGCGTGAGCCGGGGGGCAGCGCTCGACCGGCCGGCGCTGCAGTTCGCTGACGGTCGCGGCGACGGCGCACTGTCGGCGGACGGCCAGATCCTCGGCACGTATCTCCATGGGCTCTTCGACACTCCCGCCGCGCTGTCGGCGCTGCTCGCGTGGGCGGGGGCGGGCGAAGTCGAAAGCGTCGATCTTGCCGCGCGGCGCGAAGCCGACCTCGACCGGCTTGCCGACGCGATCGAGCGCCACCTCGACCTCGGGCGGCTGTTTCCCGCCGAGTGGGTGCGCGGGTGA